In Aspergillus fumigatus Af293 chromosome 4, whole genome shotgun sequence, one genomic interval encodes:
- a CDS encoding Ctf8 family protein: MPSIPLHPHASSSPHHPHNPLPQILQTPSGLAILELQGTINLPSLDDQGAVPRSADADDPNAAITTFETPIGKLMFPDYSPQNTSLDDTKWMKRVYLYVGRYQRMTGEVKKLAQPLALVQKRKKRPDDNNGIAESEGEELEIVEIIKYKLLFKNRPEPVNDS; encoded by the coding sequence ATGCCGTCGATacccctccatcctcacGCGTCCAGCTCTCCCCATCATCCCCACAACCCACTTCCCCAAATCTTACAAACGCCGTCGGGCCTGGCAATCCTCGAACTACAAGGCACGATTAACCTCCCATCTCTCGACGATCAGGGCGCGGTTCCTCGCTCCGCCGATGCCGACGATCCCAACGCTGCCATAACCACGTTCGAGACACCAATTGGCAAACTCATGTTCCCTGACTACTCGCCGCAAAACACGTCACTGGACGACACGAAATGGATGAAGCGAGTCTACCTATACGTTGGCCGGTATCAGCGGATGACGGGGGAagtgaagaagctggcgcAGCCACTTGCATTGGTGCAGAAGCGTAAGAAGCGTCCCGACGACAACAACGGGATCGCCGAGTCCGAGGGCGAGGAGTTGGAGATTGTGGAGATCATCAAGTATAAACTGCTTTTCAAGAATCGGCCGGAGCCAGTCAACGATAGTTGA
- a CDS encoding Cnl2/NKP2 family protein produces MAPSEASILSNFLLSPASLPTIISLQQFTELFPKKLRAHPHIRVLYRELQQLREQDMDTVNGNIDQEVRQAETQKAELRKKIMKNGVDGMEENDRREMDMDVQLFGQGVNAASSEYHSISSLLSAMETACSNIEHEISQVDQEAANVLTGLSATVGELSDLRYGKMQGPAGSSGEEMVKEAIDGLEHLEQACNRKTSQ; encoded by the coding sequence ATGGCACCATCTGAGGCATCCATTCTGAGCAATTTTCTgctgtctcctgcttcattGCCAACAATCATTTCCTTGCAACAATTCACAGAACTTTTTCCGAAGAAACTGCGTGCTCATCCTCATATCCGAGTCCTTTACCGAGAGCTCCAACAATTGCGGGAGCAAGACATGGATACGGTCAATGGGAACATTGACCAGGAAGTCCGTCAAGCAGAGACACAAAAGGCCGAACTTCGAAAAAAAATCATGAAAAACGGCGTTGACGGCATGGAGGAGAATGACCGCCGGGAGATGGACATGGATGTCCAGCTCTTTGGTCAGGGGGTTAATGCTGCTTCCAGTGAATACCACTCCATTTCTAGCCTTTTGTCCGCAATGGAGACGGCATGCTCAAACATCGAGCATGAGATTTCCCAGGTGGACCAAGAGGCAGCAAATGTGTTAACTGGACTCAGCGCCACAGTTGGCGAACTGAGTGATTTGCGTTACGGCAAAATGCAAGGGCCTGCAGGGTCATCTGGGGAAGAGATGGTAAAGGAGGCTATAGATGGTCTCGAGCATCTCGAGCAAGCCTGCAATCGTAAGACATCGCAGTGA
- a CDS encoding 4-hydroxyphenylpyruvate dioxygenase family protein yields the protein MTVSKKVEENIFASKLGPEYVGFDHITWYVGNAKQAASYYVTRMGFKQIAYRGPETGSRSVVSHVISNGQAIFVLTSPIRSMAGTGAYDDDPDVTKADRRLLEEIHNHLIKHGDGVKDVAFRIEGDIEAVWKRAVDHGAAPVAAPTTLKDDRHGSITLATIGTYEDTVHSLINRHDYSGPFLPGYEVVTDDDPINRLLPSIDFIEIDHCVGNQPWNGVDPIVKYYEDCLNFHRYWTVDDLNMCGEYSAMRSIVVASPNEVIKMPMNEPAQGKKKSQIEEFVNYYNGAGVQHIAFRTHDIVTAVTRLRERGVSFLEVPSAYYSDLRQRLSHTGLTLEEDIAVLEKLHILVDFDEKGYLLQIFSKHVLDRPTVFIEVIQRNNFDGFGAGNFKSLFEAFEREQARRGNL from the exons ATGACAGTCTCAAAAAAGGTCGAGGAGAACATCTTCGCTTCCAAGCTAGGCCCTGAATATGTGGGATTTGACCACATTACGTGGTATGTGGGCAATGCGAAGCAGGCAGCCTCTTACTACGTGACCCGGATGGGATTCAAGCAAATCGCTTATCGCGGTCCTGAAACGGGTTCTAGAAGCGTCGTATCGCATGTCATCTCCAACGGTCAAGCTATCTTCGTTCTCACTTCTCCCATCCGTTCCATGGCAGGGACAGGCGcatatgatgatgatcctgATGTTACTAAGGCAGATCGGAGATTGTTGGAGGAAATTCACAACCATCTGATCAAGCACGGCGACGGTGTCAAGGATGTTGCTTTTCGAATTGAAGGCGATATCGAAGCTGTTTGGAAAAGAGCAGTAGACCATGGAGCTGCTCCAGTTGCGGCCCCGACAACCTTGAAGGATGACCGGCATGGTTCAATCACCCTGGCCACGATCGGTACCTACGAGGATACAGTGCACTCACTGATCAATCGTCACGACTACTCCGGCCCCTTTCTACCAGGCTATGAAGTAGTAACAGACGACGACCCCATCAATCGGTTGCTGCCATCGATCGACTTCATCGAAATAGATCATTGCGTTGGCAATCAGCCGTGGAACGGTGTCGATCCAATTGTCAAGTA TTACGAAGACTGCCTCAACTTCCATCGGTACTGGACTGTAGATGACTTAAACATGTGTGGCGAATATTCCGCCATGCGGTCGATCGTCGTCGCCTCCCCTAACGAAGTGATTAAGATGCCCATGAATGAGCCAGCTCAGGGTAAAAAGAAGTCACAGATCGAGGA GTTCGTGAACTACTACAACGGTGCAGGCGTCCAACACATTGCCTTCCGAACGCACGACATTGTCACAGCTGTCACGCGACTCAGAGAACGAGGCGTATCATTCCTCGAAGTCCCCAGTGCTTACTACTCGGACCTGCGTCAGCGACTGTCACACACCGGACTGACACTCGAAGAGGATATTGCCGTTCTGGAAAAGCTTCATATTCTGGTTGACTTTGACGAGAAGGGATATTTGCTCCAAATTTTTTCCAAACATGTGCTCGACCGGCCCACGGTGTTCATCGAAGTCATCCAGCGCAACAACTTTGACGGCTTTGGAGCTGGAAATTTCAAGAGTCTGTTCGAGGCTTTTGAACGTGAGCAAGCACGAAGAGGTAATCTTTAG